A part of Solenopsis invicta isolate M01_SB chromosome 2, UNIL_Sinv_3.0, whole genome shotgun sequence genomic DNA contains:
- the LOC105200738 gene encoding uncharacterized protein LOC105200738 yields the protein MSLCPSSSHQLVAAAIAFRRARRKFPKDFGLENVVERGNTKVYICPFMQKIFFFIEDHDCIIKELSFPTQETATSREGPINQARSGSTLVRRAYNSRSDHVCPASVRSRDYDGFCGKEISCSCCRTRNAGEDISVLRDECSGGDAVDTVPSREFASSDVDRKNGFAKPVDQKYKCDVASRSTNDGEAVRTIERILQPMHPTSYRHCEARCPCSNVDPVNPRCDSAPRERHDKVACGDFKGDRIKEFASTSCHGTSIDLGGNAEENVVPIARGRGPGVEDAWTRRPAAAIRFVFNSLSSHHSYCRCETRGSGVSGEKARHKSWRDQMRGENSRLYARQCYSKEYSGIIAASSERNDEEERRKKQEEEEKEEEEEKEDDEDDDGGVAVINHKDSMCILAEKYKTGRKWRGGRRCGDRTRSDDKDECNKSLTSDIIDQRAESPLESVNAVPHEGPSVKHVCRAAHCERCGISPIAKTCGRGCGRHGPPPEGEFDRLRSPLNRCCSSRAPCRRVF from the exons ATGTCGCTTTGCCCGTCGTCGTCTCATCAGCTTGTCGCAGCGGCGATCGCATTTCGACGTGCTCGACGCAAATTTCCGAAGGACTTTGGCCTCGAAAACGTCGTCGAACGTGGAAATACGAAGGTTTACATCTGTCCAttcatgcaaaaaatatttttttttatagaagatcATGATTGCATAATAAAAGAATTGAGTTTTCCG ACGCAGGAAACCGCGACGAGCCGCGAAGGGCCCATCAATCAAGCGAGATCGGGTTCCACGCTGGTGAGACGCGCGTACAACTCGAGATCCGATCACGTTTGCCCGGCGAGCGTGCGGAGCCGCGACTACGACGGTTTCTGCGGCAAGGAGATCAGCTGCAGTTGTTGCCGGACAAGAAACGCCGGCGAGGACATTTCGGTGCTACGGGACGAGTGCAGCGGCGGAGATGCGGTCGATACCGTGCCGAGCAGAGAGTTCGCGTCATCGGACGTTGATCGTAAAAATGGGTTTGCAAAACCGGTCGAccagaaatataa ATGCGACGTAGCGTCGAGATCGACGAACGACGGCGAAGCTGTCAGAACGATAGAACGGATCCTGCAACCCATGCATCCGACGTCCTACCGTCATTGTGAAGCGCGTTGCCCGTGCTCGAACGTGGATCCCGTAAATCCTCGGTGCGACTCTGCACCTCGCGAGAGGCACGACAAGGTCGCGTGCGGTGACTTTAAGGGGGACAGAATCAAGGAGTTCGCGTCGACGAGTTGTCACGGAACATCCATCGATCTTGGCGGCAACGCGGAGGAGAACGTCGTTCCGATCGCTCGGGGCCGCGGCCCGGGTGTCGAGGACGCGTGGACGAGG CGCCCTGCAGCTGCAATCCGTTTTGTGTTTAATTCACTCTCTTCGCATCATTCATATTGCAGATGCGAGACGCGCGGGAGCGGCGTCTCCGGCGAGAAAGCTCGGCACAAAAGCTGGCGCGATCAGATGCGAGGCGAGAATAGTCGATTGTACGCGCGGCAGTGTTACTCGAAGGAGTATTCTGGAATAATAGCTGCCTCGAGTGAGCGGAACGACGAAGAGGAGCGCAGGAAgaagcaggaggaggaggagaaggaggaggaggaagagaaggaggacgacgaggacgacgacggtGGCGTGGCTGTTATCAATCACAAGGACTCTATGTGCATCCTcgctgaaaaatataaaaccgGTAGGAAGTGGCGCGGCGGCAGACGATGCGGGGATAGGACGCGATCGGACGACAAGGACGAGTGTAACAAATCGTTGACTTCGGATATCATCGATCAGCGAGCGGAGTCGCCGCTCGAGAGTGTGAACGCGGTTCCGCACGAGGGACCGAGCGTGAAACACGTTTGCCGAGCCGCGCATTGCGAGAGATGCGGGATCTCCCCGATCGCGAAGACGTGTGGTCGTGGATGCGGCCGACACGGACCGCCGCCGGAGGGTGAATTCGACCGATTGCGGTCACCTTTGAACCGCTGTTGCTCGAGTCGAGCGCCTTGCAGACGTGTCTTCTAA
- the LOC105200737 gene encoding extensin isoform X1, translated as MAKGKIRGSDSNNKITASNAAFKNGETYTWEFEINETPPSARTLLTKGYTQDEINSYSGATVSTRGRFMTEQEKLRCPNERPLYLYIQGHTKHNVDLAIQKINEIIKTEHQSSLNRPSRFTNAPPPLMSLHSGVTSVEKICVGIENAPQGFDLRGRILGAGDANLFYIRGETGANVTLRGRGSQFIDPILGTESPEPLHLCIEHPKPEALQNAKQLTINLIQTIQSELQTYIQQQPPPVQPQQVIEQSQIPQTQFQTMNIGSLGQPNVVAIQHQDIIQHPQSNVVTLPATILTATVAQGPGAPGPGVSVPPPGVHIPPHTGPLVPPPQAQEIQTFMPPPPVGQVQLIGPPSTVSQVQYQIHPGQPLQIQGIQQGSQSSPQPVAQMYVMSQPPPQNPAQQSFITSNNAPVSGTVSYVYTQPNVQRPATPSQGIIETVNVNLQQPPPTAPLNITQQPPPPLLHLHFPPPNFPPNQPPPPVPQTYQIQYQQVQAPASQSQTQFVLQPGEHIIPPQLQQNHEQSQAVAQHILPPQFEGHAPPFHLQVPPPPSQTFLVPNAQSPQHHPQPPLPPGGEIQHQQEGPVEQGPLPQPVPPPQIVPPPSLSQMPNSMNILTSVPPPSQPPPPQNAPWLYQAQQPQQMPQPQGQLQMQMPPQNISLHNVPPPQVQAQIQYHPQHIQYQNGHIPTQVHYAMQPPHQQFEQKPDSPEQQKSHGVKRRFSDVEGGQEPPPPPPYQCAPLPAQRHGTGEGDRQQQVLHGPSLTSAGLPHGDRNKMLMPPPHSGEKRNLDQKPTGLSSGNDQTIMTESGNIHVGNGPPLPPPSSPQAPWQSHHVRVSWGRPPPIPREGELSTVCPGLPPINMPPPQIRPRGPADGSRSPIQNIGLEQPLNVEYNQMPPYTTKPPPYNAHPLMQSICNPPPPPPPHHQQPRPQHPPQAVQHYQVPISQTYQPPTSCPPWMN; from the exons ATGGCTAAGGGAAAAATAAGAGGTTCTGACTCCAATAATAAG ATAACAGCATCAAATGCAGCGTTTAAAAATGGAGAAACGTATACGTGGGAATTTGAGATTAACGAGACACCACCCAGTGCTAGAACCTTGCTTACTAAGGGCTACACGCAAGATGAAATTAATTCGTATTCgg GAGCAACTGTATCAACACGTGGGCGTTTTATGACAGAACAAGAAAAGTTGCGTTGTCCAAATGAGAGGCCATTGTATCTTTACATACAGGGACATACAAAACACAATGTTGATT tgGCAATACAAAAGatcaatgaaattattaaaacggAACACCAAAGTTCATTAAACAGACCAAGCAGATTCACAAATGCTCCGCCACCTCTTATGAGCTTACATTCAGGAGTTACAAGTGTA GAAAAAATTTGCGTTGGTATCGAGAATGCACCACAAGGTTTTGATTTGCGTGGGCGAATACTAGGTGCAGGtgatgcaaatttattttatattagaggCGAAACTGGAGCGAATGTAACCTTAAGAGGTAGAGGATCTCAATTTATTGATCCAATTTTGGGAACAGAATCTCCAGAACCACTTCATTTATGCATAGA acATCCAAAGCCAGAAGCACTGCAAAATGCAAAACAATTGACAATTAATTTGATACAAACAATACAGTCTGAATTACAGACTTATATTCAACAACAGCCACCACCAGTACAACCTCAGCAAGTTATTGAACAATCACAGATACCACAAA CACAATTCCAAACTATGAATATTGGTAGTTTAGGTCAGCCAAATGTAGTCGCAATACAACATCAAG ATATTATACAACATCCGCAAAGTAATGTTGTAACATTACCTGCAACAATTCTTACTGCTACCGTAGCACAAGGACCTGGCGCGCCAGGACCTGGTGTATCAGTTCCTCCTCCAGGTGTGCATATACCGCCTCATACTGGTCCATTAGTTCCACCTCCACAAGCTCAG GAAATACAAACTTTCATGCCGCCACCACCTGTTGGACAAGTACAATTAATCGGTCCTCCGTCAACAGTAAGTCAAGTTCAATATCAAATACATCCGGGTCAACCATTACAAATCCAGGGAATTCAACAAGGATCGCAGTCCTCACCGCAACCTGTGGCGCAAATGTATGTCATGAGTCAACCACCGCCGCAGAATCCTGCGCAGCAGAGCTTTATAACGAGTAATAACGCGCCAGTGAGCGGGACAGTGTCGTATGTATATACGCAACCCAACGTGCAGAGGCCCGCTACGCCGTCCCAAGGAATTATCGAGACCGTTAATGTCAATTTACAACAGCCTCCACCTACGGCGCCGCTCAATATAACGCAGCAACCGCCACCGCCGTTGTTACATCTTCATTTTCCGCCGCCGAACTTTCCGCCGAATCAACCACCACCTCCCGTCCCGCAAACCTATCAAATACAGTATCAACAGGTACAGGCACCCGCATCGCAATCACAAACGCAGTTCGTCTTACAGCCTGGCGAGCATATTATTCCGCCCCAGTTGCAACAGAATCATGAACAATCTCAAGCTGTCGCTCAACATATATTACCTCCGCAATTCGAAGGTCACGCACCGCCATTCCATTTACAAGTACCTCCACCGCCATCGCAAACTTTTTTAGTACCTAACGCTCAGTCTCCTCAACATCATCCACAACCGCCGCTTCCTCCCGGCGGCGAAATTCAGCATCAACAAGAGGGCCCAGTGGAACAGGGACCATTGCCGCAGCCGGTACCCCCTCCGCAAATAGTACCACCGCCGTCACTCAGTCAGATGCCGAATTCCATGAATATTCTTACCAGCGTACCGCCACCATCGCAGCCGCCTCCACCGCAAAACGCTCCATGGCTGTACCAAGCTCAACAGCCGCAACAGATGCCACAACCACAAGGGCAATTGCAG ATGCAAATGCCGCCGCAGAATATATCTCTTCATAACGTACCTCCACCACAAGTTCAAGCTCAAATACAATATCATCCTCAACACATACAATATCAAAATGGTCATATACCGACGCAAGTGCATTACGCGATGCAACCGCCGCATCAGCAATTTGAGCAGAAACCTGATTCGCCAGAGCAGCAAAAATCTCACGGAGTAAAAAGAAGGTTTTCAGACGTTGAGGGAGGTCAG gaaccaccaccaccaccaccatatCAATGTGCTCCGTTACCTGCACAACGGCATGGCACAGG AGAAGGTGATCGACAACAGCAAGTCTTACATGGTCCATCACTTACATCTGCGGGTCTGCCACATGGAGATCGCAACAAGATGCTAATGCCACCTCCACATTCAG GTGAGAAACGGAATCTGGACCAAAAGCCTACAGGATTATCTTCAG gAAATGATCAAACTATAATGACCGAATCTGGAAATATTCATGTTGGCAACGGTCCTCCTCTACCACCTCCATCTTCGCCGCAGGCACCGTGGCAAAGTCATCATGTGAGAGTTTCTTGGGGTAGACCACCGCCAATTCCAAGAGAAGGGGAACTTTCTACAGTCTGTCCCGGTCTACCTCCTATTAACATGCCTCCACCTCAGATCAGGCCAAGAG GTCCCGCTGACGGTAGTCGTTCTCCCATTCAGAACATTGGGTTAGAGCAGCCGTTGAACGTCGAGTACAATCAAATGCCGCCCTATACGACGAAACCGCCGCCTTACAACGCGCATCCGTTGATGCAGTCGATCTGTaatccgccgccgccaccgccgccgcatCATCAACAACCGCGGCCACAGCATCCTCCACAAGCGGTGCAGCATTATCAGGTGCCAATCTCACAGACATATCAGCCGCCGACATCCTGCCCACCGTGGATGAATTGA
- the LOC105200737 gene encoding extensin isoform X2: protein MAKGKIRGSDSNNKITASNAAFKNGETYTWEFEINETPPSARTLLTKGYTQDEINSYSGATVSTRGRFMTEQEKLRCPNERPLYLYIQGHTKHNVDLAIQKINEIIKTEHQSSLNRPSRFTNAPPPLMSLHSGVTSVEKICVGIENAPQGFDLRGRILGAGDANLFYIRGETGANVTLRGRGSQFIDPILGTESPEPLHLCIEHPKPEALQNAKQLTINLIQTIQSELQTYIQQQPPPVQPQQVIEQSQIPQTQFQTMNIGSLGQPNVVAIQHQDIIQHPQSNVVTLPATILTATVAQGPGAPGPGVSVPPPGVHIPPHTGPLVPPPQAQEIQTFMPPPPVGQVQLIGPPSTVSQVQYQIHPGQPLQIQGIQQGSQSSPQPVAQMYVMSQPPPQNPAQQSFITSNNAPVSGTVSYVYTQPNVQRPATPSQGIIETVNVNLQQPPPTAPLNITQQPPPPLLHLHFPPPNFPPNQPPPPVPQTYQIQYQQVQAPASQSQTQFVLQPGEHIIPPQLQQNHEQSQAVAQHILPPQFEGHAPPFHLQVPPPPSQTFLVPNAQSPQHHPQPPLPPGGEIQHQQEGPVEQGPLPQPVPPPQIVPPPSLSQMPNSMNILTSVPPPSQPPPPQNAPWLYQAQQPQQMPQPQGQLQMQMPPQNISLHNVPPPQVQAQIQYHPQHIQYQNGHIPTQVHYAMQPPHQQFEQKPDSPEQQKSHGVKRRFSDVEGGQEPPPPPPYQCAPLPAQRHGTGEGDRQQQVLHGPSLTSAGLPHGDRNKMLMPPPHSGEKRNLDQKPTGLSSGNDQTIMTESGNIHVGNGPPLPPPSSPQAPWQSHHVRVSWGRPPPIPREGELSTVCPGLPPINMPPPQIRPRGRGDAVPRSR from the exons ATGGCTAAGGGAAAAATAAGAGGTTCTGACTCCAATAATAAG ATAACAGCATCAAATGCAGCGTTTAAAAATGGAGAAACGTATACGTGGGAATTTGAGATTAACGAGACACCACCCAGTGCTAGAACCTTGCTTACTAAGGGCTACACGCAAGATGAAATTAATTCGTATTCgg GAGCAACTGTATCAACACGTGGGCGTTTTATGACAGAACAAGAAAAGTTGCGTTGTCCAAATGAGAGGCCATTGTATCTTTACATACAGGGACATACAAAACACAATGTTGATT tgGCAATACAAAAGatcaatgaaattattaaaacggAACACCAAAGTTCATTAAACAGACCAAGCAGATTCACAAATGCTCCGCCACCTCTTATGAGCTTACATTCAGGAGTTACAAGTGTA GAAAAAATTTGCGTTGGTATCGAGAATGCACCACAAGGTTTTGATTTGCGTGGGCGAATACTAGGTGCAGGtgatgcaaatttattttatattagaggCGAAACTGGAGCGAATGTAACCTTAAGAGGTAGAGGATCTCAATTTATTGATCCAATTTTGGGAACAGAATCTCCAGAACCACTTCATTTATGCATAGA acATCCAAAGCCAGAAGCACTGCAAAATGCAAAACAATTGACAATTAATTTGATACAAACAATACAGTCTGAATTACAGACTTATATTCAACAACAGCCACCACCAGTACAACCTCAGCAAGTTATTGAACAATCACAGATACCACAAA CACAATTCCAAACTATGAATATTGGTAGTTTAGGTCAGCCAAATGTAGTCGCAATACAACATCAAG ATATTATACAACATCCGCAAAGTAATGTTGTAACATTACCTGCAACAATTCTTACTGCTACCGTAGCACAAGGACCTGGCGCGCCAGGACCTGGTGTATCAGTTCCTCCTCCAGGTGTGCATATACCGCCTCATACTGGTCCATTAGTTCCACCTCCACAAGCTCAG GAAATACAAACTTTCATGCCGCCACCACCTGTTGGACAAGTACAATTAATCGGTCCTCCGTCAACAGTAAGTCAAGTTCAATATCAAATACATCCGGGTCAACCATTACAAATCCAGGGAATTCAACAAGGATCGCAGTCCTCACCGCAACCTGTGGCGCAAATGTATGTCATGAGTCAACCACCGCCGCAGAATCCTGCGCAGCAGAGCTTTATAACGAGTAATAACGCGCCAGTGAGCGGGACAGTGTCGTATGTATATACGCAACCCAACGTGCAGAGGCCCGCTACGCCGTCCCAAGGAATTATCGAGACCGTTAATGTCAATTTACAACAGCCTCCACCTACGGCGCCGCTCAATATAACGCAGCAACCGCCACCGCCGTTGTTACATCTTCATTTTCCGCCGCCGAACTTTCCGCCGAATCAACCACCACCTCCCGTCCCGCAAACCTATCAAATACAGTATCAACAGGTACAGGCACCCGCATCGCAATCACAAACGCAGTTCGTCTTACAGCCTGGCGAGCATATTATTCCGCCCCAGTTGCAACAGAATCATGAACAATCTCAAGCTGTCGCTCAACATATATTACCTCCGCAATTCGAAGGTCACGCACCGCCATTCCATTTACAAGTACCTCCACCGCCATCGCAAACTTTTTTAGTACCTAACGCTCAGTCTCCTCAACATCATCCACAACCGCCGCTTCCTCCCGGCGGCGAAATTCAGCATCAACAAGAGGGCCCAGTGGAACAGGGACCATTGCCGCAGCCGGTACCCCCTCCGCAAATAGTACCACCGCCGTCACTCAGTCAGATGCCGAATTCCATGAATATTCTTACCAGCGTACCGCCACCATCGCAGCCGCCTCCACCGCAAAACGCTCCATGGCTGTACCAAGCTCAACAGCCGCAACAGATGCCACAACCACAAGGGCAATTGCAG ATGCAAATGCCGCCGCAGAATATATCTCTTCATAACGTACCTCCACCACAAGTTCAAGCTCAAATACAATATCATCCTCAACACATACAATATCAAAATGGTCATATACCGACGCAAGTGCATTACGCGATGCAACCGCCGCATCAGCAATTTGAGCAGAAACCTGATTCGCCAGAGCAGCAAAAATCTCACGGAGTAAAAAGAAGGTTTTCAGACGTTGAGGGAGGTCAG gaaccaccaccaccaccaccatatCAATGTGCTCCGTTACCTGCACAACGGCATGGCACAGG AGAAGGTGATCGACAACAGCAAGTCTTACATGGTCCATCACTTACATCTGCGGGTCTGCCACATGGAGATCGCAACAAGATGCTAATGCCACCTCCACATTCAG GTGAGAAACGGAATCTGGACCAAAAGCCTACAGGATTATCTTCAG gAAATGATCAAACTATAATGACCGAATCTGGAAATATTCATGTTGGCAACGGTCCTCCTCTACCACCTCCATCTTCGCCGCAGGCACCGTGGCAAAGTCATCATGTGAGAGTTTCTTGGGGTAGACCACCGCCAATTCCAAGAGAAGGGGAACTTTCTACAGTCTGTCCCGGTCTACCTCCTATTAACATGCCTCCACCTCAGATCAGGCCAAGAG GACGTGGTGACGCTGTTCCCAGGTCCCGCTGA
- the LOC105200736 gene encoding BTB/POZ domain-containing protein 1 — MSTETALNDVSNVASRLQGLRLATPAEDERDATENATAASGSSTTGGSVADGAGVGVGVSVSGSGGPSSLREPLRNITLSRARRALNFVGDEDQPLLSSSSAVRSEASNSNSDNRPPINAANTSYLDGRTQNNATLENSTMQNQPVVMYNWQGTKATMRERIVFLFNNEILSDVTFLVGRGAQQQRIPAHKLVLSSGSAVFDAMFNGTLATASSEIEVPDVEPAAFLAVLLFLYTDEIQIDPETVMTTLYTAKKYAVAALEKHCVDFLKNNLTSDNAFLLLTQARLFDEPQLASVCLDTIDRFTTEAFNADGFTDIDIDTLMIVLERDTLRVRESKLFQAVLRWSEAECVRQQLPVTPENQRLVLGNALSLVRFPLMSKEEFTVGPALSGLLSYSEVLSLFSYFILNPKPSVGFQTMPRCSMTGKEQTVCRFQHVKSKWGYFGTSDRIRFSVDRRIFLIGYGVYGSTQDPAIYEVTVELIHTASGKVIATNATSFSCDGSKYTYRLMFKELAEILPNTIYTASATFKGPCSYYGTKGMKTVLMDSDSGKVKFNFSSELGDNNGTSTDEGQIPELIFYT; from the exons ATGTCTACGGAGACCGCCCTGAATGACGTGTCGAACGTCGCGTCGAGGCTGCAGGGCCTACGACTGGCGACGCCAGCCGAGGACGAGCGTGACGCGACCGAGAATGCGACGGCGGCTAGCGGCTCGTCGACGACCGGCGGCAGCGTGGCCGACGGTgccggcgtcggcgtcggcgtcagCGTCAGCGGTAGCGGTGGGCCGTCGTCGTTGCGGGAGCCGTTACGGAACATCACCCTTTCCCGAGCGCGGCGCGCGCTCAACTTCGTCGGCGACGAGGACCAGCCGCTGCTGAGCTCGTCGTCCGCCGTACGGAGCGAGGCCTCCAACTCGAATAGTGACAA CCGGCCACCTATCAATGCAGCGAATACGTCGTATTTGGATGGCCGAACGCAGAATAACGCTACTCTGGAGAACTCTACCATGCAGAATCAACCTGTAGTTATGTACAACTGGCAAGGTACAAAGGCAACGATGCGTGAAAGAATTGTATTCCTCTTTAACAATGAAATACTGTCAGACGTGACTTTTCTGGTGGGAAGAGGAGCGCAGCAGCAACGCATACCAGCTCACAAACTAGTCCTGTCCTCTGGAAGTGCTGTATTTGATGCAATGTTTAACGGAACGCTTGCAACAGCTTCTTCGGAAATAGAAGTACCTGATGTAGAGCCTGCTGCATTTTTGGCAGTGCTCCTTTTTCTATACACTGATGAAATACAGATAGATCCTGAAACTGTGATGACGACGCTATATACTGCTAAGAAATACGCGGTGGCCGCTTTAGAAAAGCATTGtgtcgattttttaaaaaataatttgacaagTGATAACGCTTTCTTGCTATTGACGCAAGCCCGTCTATTTGATGAACCACAATTAGCCTCGGTATGCTTGGACACCATAGACAGATTCACAACTGAGGCCTTTAATGCGGATGGATTCACAGATATTGATATTGATACATTGATGATAGTCTTAGAAAGAGATACTCTTCGTGTTAGGGAATCTAAACTGTTTCAAGCTGTTTTAAG gtGGTCAGAAGCTGAATGTGTAAGGCAGCAATTACCAGTCACTCCAGAAAATCAACGTTTGGTCTTAGGCAATGCTTTGTCTTTGGTTCGTTTTCCCCTTATGTCAAAAGAGGAGTTTACAGTGGGTCCAGCACTATCCGGATTATTAAGTTATTCAGAG gtTTTATCTTTATTCTCATATTTCATACTGAATCCCAAACCTTCTGTGGGGTTTCAAACGATGCCACGATGTTCTATGACGGGCAAGGAACAGACTGTGTGCAGGTTTCAACATGTAAAAAGTAAATGGGGATATTTTGGAACTAGTGATCGCATTcg atttaGTGTGGATAGACGCATCTTTCTGATCGGTTATGGAGTTTACGGTAGCACCCAGGATCCAGCAATATATGAAGTGACAGTCGAATTAATTCACACTGCATCAGGAAAAGTGATAGCTACAAATGCAACAAGTTTTAGCTGTGATGGATCAAAGTACACATACCGTCTAATGTTTAAAGAATTAGCGGAAATCTTACCAAATACGATTTATACAGCATCAGCAACTTTCAAG ggGCCATGCTCATATTATGGCACGAAAGGAATGAAAACAGTGTTGATGGATAGTGATTCGGGAaaagtaaaattcaattttagcAGTGAATTGGGAGATAATAATGGCACATCTACCGATGAAGGTCAAATACCCGAGCTTATCTTTTACACATAA